In Siniperca chuatsi isolate FFG_IHB_CAS linkage group LG20, ASM2008510v1, whole genome shotgun sequence, the following proteins share a genomic window:
- the LOC122868039 gene encoding proline-rich protein 36-like isoform X1, translated as MWSTNIRPEELHAAHTTKFLSSTSLLRISCCASESNMVLGLSLRVSWICLLLFSSGAAFPASKEDYKYPYIINWGSSGVPAPGSNLNSEGSQPSLASLQDDSDLQLASSASGNKPASSVAAGSSPSYKPNRFTYDSSSSEPSTPEVPSQTDGYVSPPVRPRSPPSTGTKTDSFALQPLPVAGSSGNSNMGSDVVAPQFPYPSGLAYPAGNMATLDSQESPVRYVAAATYDLWEGPQYGNPSTAGSLPWLAQPASGADSWLYNPSNWMPSPASRELSVFDPSVKMPQSLSEGAFLPRSSYIIQSRNGYRRASKVYSNTKYSPQSLDPPVFPSKPVKAPRRSPPASFTKG; from the exons ATGTGGAGCACCAATATAAGACCGGAGGAGCTGCATGCAGCTCACACCACAAAGTTTTTGTCTTCCACCAGCCTGTTGAGGATAAGCTGCTGCGCTTCTGAGTCAAACATGGTGCTTGGACTGTCTTTAAG GGTTTCTTGgatctgtctgctgttgttcaGCAGTGGTGCTGCTTTTCCTGCATCAAAAGAAG ATTACAAATATCCCTACATAATTAACTGGGGATCCAGTGGTGTACCTGCTCCTGGATCAAACCTGAACTCTGAAGGCTCACAGCCTAGTCTGGCATCACTGCAGGATGACTCAGACCTCCAGCTGGCCAGCTCGGCTAGTGGAAACAAGCCCGCATCCAGCGTGGCTGCAGGCTCCTCACCAAGTTACAAGCCCAACAGGTTTACTTATGATTCCAGCTCTAGCGAACCCAGTACTCCTGAAGTCCCTTCCCAGACTGACGGTTACGTCAGCCCTCCTGTTCGCCCTCGTTCCCCTCCCAGCACTGGGACAAAGACTGATAGCTTCGCTCTGCAGCCTCTACCTGTTGCTGGCAGCAGTGGAAACTCCAATATGGGCTCGGATGTGGTGGCGCCTCAGTTTCCCTATCCTTCCGGCTTGGCATACCCTGCTGGGAACATGGCTACATTGGACTCTCAAGAAAGCCCTGTTCGTTACGTTGCTGCTGCGACCTACGACTTGTGGGAAGGCCCTCAATATGGAAACCCGTCTACGGCAGGCTCACTTCCTTGGCTTGCTCAGCCTGCAAGCGGGGCTGACTCCTGGTTGTACAACCCAAGCAACTGGATGCCATCTCCTGCTTCCCGCGAACTAAGTGTCTTCGACCCTAGTGTCAAGATGCCACAGAGCTTGAGCGAGGGAGCCTTTTTGCCGCGTTCATCCTACATAATCCAGTCCAGAAATGGCTACCGGCGAGCAAGTAAAGTCTATTCCAACACTAAATACTCCCCACAGTCCCTTGACCCACCAGTCTTTCCCTCCAAGCCCGTCAAAGCACCAAGGAGGTCTCCACCAGCCTCTTTTACCAAAG GGTGA
- the LOC122868039 gene encoding proline-rich protein 36-like isoform X2, with translation MWSTNIRPEELHAAHTTKFLSSTSLLRISCCASESNMVLGLSLRVSWICLLLFSSGAAFPASKEDYKYPYIINWGSSGVPAPGSNLNSEGSQPSLASLQDDSDLQLASSASGNKPASSVAAGSSPSYKPNRFTYDSSSSEPSTPEVPSQTDGYVSPPVRPRSPPSTGTKTDSFALQPLPVAGSSGNSNMGSDVVAPQFPYPSGLAYPAGNMATLDSQESPVRYVAAATYDLWEGPQYGNPSTAGSLPWLAQPASGADSWLYNPSNWMPSPASRELSVFDPSVKMPQSLSEGAFLPRSSYIIQSRNGYRRASKVYSNTKYSPQSLDPPVFPSKPVKAPRRSPPASFTKG, from the exons ATGTGGAGCACCAATATAAGACCGGAGGAGCTGCATGCAGCTCACACCACAAAGTTTTTGTCTTCCACCAGCCTGTTGAGGATAAGCTGCTGCGCTTCTGAGTCAAACATGGTGCTTGGACTGTCTTTAAG GGTTTCTTGgatctgtctgctgttgttcaGCAGTGGTGCTGCTTTTCCTGCATCAAAAGAAG ATTACAAATATCCCTACATAATTAACTGGGGATCCAGTGGTGTACCTGCTCCTGGATCAAACCTGAACTCTGAAGGCTCACAGCCTAGTCTGGCATCACTGCAGGATGACTCAGACCTCCAGCTGGCCAGCTCGGCTAGTGGAAACAAGCCCGCATCCAGCGTGGCTGCAGGCTCCTCACCAAGTTACAAGCCCAACAGGTTTACTTATGATTCCAGCTCTAGCGAACCCAGTACTCCTGAAGTCCCTTCCCAGACTGACGGTTACGTCAGCCCTCCTGTTCGCCCTCGTTCCCCTCCCAGCACTGGGACAAAGACTGATAGCTTCGCTCTGCAGCCTCTACCTGTTGCTGGCAGCAGTGGAAACTCCAATATGGGCTCGGATGTGGTGGCGCCTCAGTTTCCCTATCCTTCCGGCTTGGCATACCCTGCTGGGAACATGGCTACATTGGACTCTCAAGAAAGCCCTGTTCGTTACGTTGCTGCTGCGACCTACGACTTGTGGGAAGGCCCTCAATATGGAAACCCGTCTACGGCAGGCTCACTTCCTTGGCTTGCTCAGCCTGCAAGCGGGGCTGACTCCTGGTTGTACAACCCAAGCAACTGGATGCCATCTCCTGCTTCCCGCGAACTAAGTGTCTTCGACCCTAGTGTCAAGATGCCACAGAGCTTGAGCGAGGGAGCCTTTTTGCCGCGTTCATCCTACATAATCCAGTCCAGAAATGGCTACCGGCGAGCAAGTAAAGTCTATTCCAACACTAAATACTCCCCACAGTCCCTTGACCCACCAGTCTTTCCCTCCAAGCCCGTCAAAGCACCAAGGAGGTCTCCACCAGCCTCTTTTACCAAAGGTTAG